The Blastomonas sp. SL216 DNA window TGACCATCACCGATGGACCAAGCGATGAAGCCCGGCCAGCGCGTGCTGTTTGCCCTGCGCAAGATGATCGTTTCCGGCGAGATCCCCGATGGGACCCGCATAGCGGAGATCGGCACGGCCGAGCGCTTCGGCGTCTCGCGCATGCCGGTGCGCACCGCGCTGCGCACGCTGGAGCAGGAAGGATTGGTGGCGAAGCTCGGGCGGCGCGGTTATGCGGCGCGTGGGCCGACGCCCAGCCAGATCGACGATGCCATCGAGGTGCGCGGTGTGCTCGAAGGGCTGGCGGTGCGGCTGATCGCGTCGCGGCCGATTGCGCCGAGTTTCGTGCGCAAGCTGAGAGCGGTGCTGGCCGAAGGCGACGCGCTATTCGCGGGCGATGGCTTTGCGCCCGAGGATGTCGACCGGTTCTACAGTTACAATCTGGCCTTTCACGACCTGTTGCTCGACGCCAGCGGCAACCGCGCGATCGGCGTGGCGCTGTCGCGCAACAACCATCTGCCGCTCGCCTCGGCCGCAGCGCTGGCGCTGGACTGGGACGATCTTGCCAATGTGCACAAGAACCTGAAGGCGGCGCACGAGGAGCATCTGGCGGTGGCCGACGCGATCCTTTCAGGCCGCGCCGACGAGGCCGAACAGCGCATGCGCCGCCACGCCCGCGCGGCGCTCAACCCCGGCCTGATTCCGCTGGTGGGGCCGGTTTGACGCGGTGTCATCATCTTGGCGACGCTGACCCCATCCGCTTGTTTCTGAAACAGGGTCAGGTCGGGCTCTGACCCGCAGACGGTATCGCGGGGCCTTCGGTAAGCCTTGACTGAGGCAAGGACGGCTTTCCGGCGGCACTGAAGAAAACTTGCCGTTCCGCAAGCGACCCCAAAGCGGACGATCGCCGAAACTCTTGTTCAGCACACTGAGCGATGGCTGTCGCCGCACAAGCCATGGTTGCCTAGTGTCTCGATTACTCGGCAGTCGGCAGCGAGACCACCTCGGCAGCGGCCTATCATTCGTACCAGCTCGTTGCGGAGTGTTACAAGCTGGGCGATTTTTTCGGTAACTTGCTCAAGGTGGCGCGATGCGATCTGGTCTGCGGCCCTGCAATCGCGCTCGGGGTGATCCGAGAGGTCGAGCAGTGAACGAACTTCCTCAATCTTAAATCCGAGTTCGCGCGAATGGCGGATGAAAGCGAGACGCTGAACCTCTGCCGGTCCATAGGACCGATAATTGCTGGTTGTGCGCGGCGGTGGCGGGAGGAGACCAATCCGTTCATAATAGCGGATAGTTTCGACCTTGGTGCCGACCGCCTTCGACAGCTCGCCAATCTTCATTGCTTGACCCTGTAGTTGCTACAGGGTCCATATACGGTGCCGACTCGCATTTATGGCAAGGAGTTTCGGCGATGGACGTTATCCGCACAGCTTACCTAGAAGAACTCGCGGCATTTCGCATGGCGCGTGCGGAGGGGAAGTACGCCTCTGCGTGGCGTGCCCTTGAACGGGGGCACATCCTCTCTCAGCGTCGGCTTTCACTTCACCTTCACTCACATGGGGTGATGCTGCGATACGCGCTGGCGCGGCGCGAGTGGGGCGAAGCGGTTGGTCAGGTAATCAGACTGGTGCTTGCCCCGTTCGGGAC harbors:
- a CDS encoding DUF3703 domain-containing protein, whose translation is MDVIRTAYLEELAAFRMARAEGKYASAWRALERGHILSQRRLSLHLHSHGVMLRYALARREWGEAVGQVIRLVLAPFGTITGRIPRGNTGRSNVSAFEPMAVPHDIAIILDA
- a CDS encoding GntR family transcriptional regulator, producing the protein MDQAMKPGQRVLFALRKMIVSGEIPDGTRIAEIGTAERFGVSRMPVRTALRTLEQEGLVAKLGRRGYAARGPTPSQIDDAIEVRGVLEGLAVRLIASRPIAPSFVRKLRAVLAEGDALFAGDGFAPEDVDRFYSYNLAFHDLLLDASGNRAIGVALSRNNHLPLASAAALALDWDDLANVHKNLKAAHEEHLAVADAILSGRADEAEQRMRRHARAALNPGLIPLVGPV
- a CDS encoding helix-turn-helix domain-containing protein, which encodes MKIGELSKAVGTKVETIRYYERIGLLPPPPRTTSNYRSYGPAEVQRLAFIRHSRELGFKIEEVRSLLDLSDHPERDCRAADQIASRHLEQVTEKIAQLVTLRNELVRMIGRCRGGLAADCRVIETLGNHGLCGDSHRSVC